CGCCGGGCGCAGCATCGCGATCGCGCCGCGGTTGGGCGCATCTGCGCTCGAACACTCGCACGAACGCACACACGCGTGGGAATCACAGGCTAGACGGTTCGCACGCCCGTGTCAGCCCCCGGCGTGTGCGGGTTGCGCCTCCGCGTGCGCACGCGCACGGTTCACGCATCCATCTTCCACGCACTCCCGCACTCGGGGCAGATGCGACATCCATCTTCCTCGGGTTCGAGTCCGGCGATGGAATAGCCGCAGGCCGGGCATAAACCCCGGGCCCGGCCGAGCCGGTCGGACTCTCGGATCGCCTTATGCTTCGTCCACGCCGCGCTCACGTAGAAGCAGGGAGCCATGGCGGCGAGCACGAGGGCGTAGCGCAGCCAATGGGGAACCAGGCCGTGCAGCCCGATCAGCACCGCGAACCCCATCGCGGCGGCGATGAAGGCCAGCACGAGCGGCACGCCGCCCCTGCGCACCGCGCGGTCGCGCCATGACTGCACCGTCGACACATCGAACGCGTACGCCTTCCCCCGATCGTCCACGCATCGCGGCCAGAGCCTCAAGATGTCCGCTCGGGCTGCGCGGGCTGGCGGTTCAATCTCGGCATCGTCTATCCTTCGCCTGCCGGTTCACGCATCAGCGCGGGCGGTGCCATCTTCCATCTTCCACGCGCTCCCGCACTCGGGGCAGATGCGGCAGGTGCCTTCTTGGGGTTCGATCTCGGTGATGGAACGGCCGCACACCGGACACACGCCCAGCGCCAGCGCGGCCCGGCGTTGAACACGCATCCAGCGGCGGTTCATCAGCAAGAGCACGGGCCAGAACAGCACGAGCGCCGTGGCGATCACGAGCGCGTCGCCCGCGAGGCCGGCGATCTGGACGCGATCTTCCAGGCCGCTCATCCGCAGCAGGATGACGAAGATCAGGCCAATGCCAAACCCCGTGGTCGACTCGCTCCGCACGCGCCGCGTGATCCTCGCCCGGGCCTTCGCATCGCCCCCGGACATCCGCCCGGCGATTTCCTCGACGTCCACGCGCGTCCGCGCGGCCCGGCCGAGATCATCGCGCGGTGTGACCAGGGGAAAGAGGGCCCCCTCGCCCAGCAGCCGTGTCATGGCATCCCCCGTGGCATCGGGAATCATTGGCGCGCCGGCTTACGCCTCGGCGTCGGTGGTCTTCTCATCCATCTTCCACGCGCTCCCGCACTGCGGGCACACGCGACATCCATCTTCCTCGGGTTCGACGTCGGTGATCGTTGTGCCGCACGCCGGGCAGCGGCCCTGCGCAAGCCAGCCGGTGCGCAGGGCCTCGATCGTGCGTGGGAGCACGAACGGGCGCATGGCCAGGCCAACCACCGCGCCGAACACGGCCGCGATGCCCAGGGATGCCAGATACGGAACGTCGGGCAGCACCAGGAAGAGCACCGGGAAGGCAACGGCGAAGATGATTCCCATGCGCATGCCGTGGCGGCCCGCCTGGCGGTTCATGCCCCGCAGCGCGGCGCTGGCCGTCGCGTCATCCACGCCCGCGCGCCGGGCCTTGCGCTTGGAGGTCAGCCAGCCCGAGGGGGCGATGGCGTTGCGGTCGTCCGGATATCGGGTGCGCAAGAGCATCGGGTCCCCTCCGTTTGCCGGCGATGGCGGCCGCGGGGCCGCCCGCTCGATCATTGGCGCGCGGCGTCGAACAGCGGCGCGGCCTCTTTCCCCTCCCCCGCTCCCAGCGGGGGAGGTGGCCCCGGTCTTCCGGGGTCGGAGGGGGGCGTCCTCCATCGCGTAAGCGTGCGTTCGCGTATCGATGCGTCATAACGCCAACGCCCCCCTCCGCCTCGCGGACTCGGCACCTCCCCCGCCGGGGGCGGGGGAGGGAGTCGGAGCGCCGATGGCCGCGCATCCCATGTTCATTTCTGGCGCGCGCAGCGCACGGCGTGCGTTGCGCGCCCGGGCTCTCGAAGCCCGGTCCCGGGCTTCCGATGCGCGCAGCGCAGGGCGTGCGTTGCGCGCTGTGGGCGTCGAAGATCGATCTTCGGCTCCCCGAGCGCGCAGCGCACGCCGTGCGTTGCGCGCTCAAGGAGCGGAACACCGGACTTTTTTGCCCCACGACCGGTATTTTGCGTCAAGACCCCCCGTCACGATGCCGAAACCCAGGAGAACAGCCCCCCGGATTCGGACCCCGGGGGGCGACGGGAGGCCGCGCGCCATGCCGACGGTGCCGCGCGGGCGGAGGGGGGCCATTGCCTTCTTCGGCTCGCGGATATCCAGGTGGACCCAGCGGGCCGCGGACATCGGCCTGAGCGATCAGGACGCCGCGCTGCTGGCCCAGGCGCTCGACGCCGCACGCGCGGCCGAGGAAGAGAACCGGCGCTGCCAGGCGCGGGCACGCGCGGCGGCCAAAGAAGCGCGCCGGCTCGAGTACGAGTTGCGCCGAAAGGGCGGTCGCCTGATCTCGGTGATCCGCGCGAAGGCCAAGAGCGAACATGATCCGGGCGTCCTCGTGCTGGCGGAGCTTCCCAAAGAAAAAGACCCGCGCCCCACGCCCAGACCGCCGATGCCAACCGGCGTGCGCACAACGGTCGACCACGACGGCGCCGTCGTGATCTCGTGGACGGCAACCCGCCCCCGCCCCCACGCCCGCGCGTTCACCAGGGTGGAGCGCATGCTCGACGGCTCGGGATGGTTCGAGCACATCGGTTCGACCGGCACGAACGAGTTCAGGGACGACACGCTGCCGCAGGGCACGCGCGAGACGGCGTACCGGTTGACGCCGGTGCGCGGGGACCTCGTTGGGGCGTCGGCGGAAGCTGTTGTTGTGCGGTTTGGGACGCGCGCGGCGTGAGGCTCAGTCTTCGGCTTGCGGGAGCGCACGCCGACGATCGGGGATGCAGCCGACGACGAGTGAGAGGACGCCGAAGGCCGCGATCATTCCCGTCAGGAAGCGCCGGCTGCCGCGCGAGCGTTCGAGGCGTTCGCGCACGGACTGGATGACCATGCCTTCCCGCTCGATCTGCTCGTCGAAGTCGGCCGGCTCGCGGAGCGCGCCGCGGCGTTCGAGTTCTTCGAGGATCTCGTACGCGGCGCCGGATGCGGCGCGCCCTTCGAGGGCGACGCTCCGCGCGGGTTCGAAGCCCACGTATCCGCACGCGAAGGCGAGCTGCACGAGTCCGAGGGTGATGAGGAACCTGCGGTGGCCGTTCATGGGGTCGGCTCCCTGGATGTTCTCGAACACGCCGCGATCGGGTCACGGCTCGGTGGGAAAGCTCGCGTCGGCATCGCGCCGGTGTCCGAAGGGGCGAGCGGGGAAGACCGCCAGGACGAGGAAGACCGCACCCAGGATCGCCATGAAGCGGGCCGGGCGGCGATCGCGTGGGGCGAGCTCCTGGATGTCTTCTCGCACCGGCCCGAAGATGGCGCCCACGAGGGCCGCCCCCGCCTCCGGGTCCAGGTCCTTCACCTCGACGCCCTGGGCCTCCAGGCCATCCAGGATCGCTTCGGTGGTCAGCAACGCCCGCTTGCGTTGTTCGGGTTCGGGGATGGGGGCCGAAGCGCCCCACAGGACGCTTGCCAGGGCGAGCTGGAACAGCGCCAGGAGGAGCAGGAAGAGTCGGCGGGGGGTCATGGGGCTCCCTTCGTGCGGCTGCCACCGCCGGCGGCCGAGATGCTATCGCCCGTCGGGGCGAATCGGGCCGCGATCCCCACGCCCGCCCCTTCCGCACCCGCCGCGGCCCGTGCGTTCAAGAAACCTTCCTCCAGCGTCCCAGAACGACGAAAGTCGGTCCCAAACCCGTCCGATACCCACGGCAAGGGCCCCGCCGTGGGGCCGCAAGACGCGACCTGGGCCCACCCGGACAACCGCCGGGGGCCGCACATCGGGATATCCGCCATGACCGCCGAACCGACCATCGACCACCGCCGCATCGCCATCGCCCGGGACCGCCTGGCCACCTGGACGCGCCACCGATCGAAGCTGGACATCGAGCCGGGCGGGCTCGAAGCCCTGGCCGGGGCCATCGAAGAAGCCAGCACGGCCCTGGAAGACCTGGAGCGCGCTCGCACGCGCAAGGCCGCCGGGCGCCGGCGCCTGCGCTCGGCGATGGAAGACCTGCGCGTGGCCGTCGAGGCCCTGGGCCGCGGGATTGCGCGCAAGGCCATCGCCCGGGAAGAGAACATCGCCGCGTGCGACGAGGAACTCGTGTGCACCGGGGCGGACCCGCAGCTCATGGCGCGTCCCTCGCGCGGCGGGCGGGTGGTCCGTCCGGCGATCAGCCATGCGCGCGTGCTTCCCGATGGCCGCGTGCGCCTGGACATGCGCTGCGCCGGGCTCGGGCGCGATCCGGGCGTGCGCGTCATGATCCGCCGCCGCATCGGGCGGCACGGCAGCTACGAGCCCATCGCCATGGCCCGCGGGGCCACCTACATCGACCGCAACCCCAAGCGCGCCGGCCGCTACGCGGCGTACAAGATCGAGGTGGTCTCGGGTCCGATGGCCGGCGCGACAAGCCGACGCGCCCTGGCGGACTTCTTGATCGGCAACCCCACGCGCGGGCACGCGGTGCTGCACCTGGAAGGCGTGGCGACGCGGGTGGGAAGCGTGCGATCCGAAGCGCCCTTGCGCGCGGCGTGAGCGTCAGTCTTGGGGCGGATTGTTCTGGTCGCCCGAGCGCCGGCGTTCGAGCCAGCGATCGGGGAGGAGTGCGAGCAGGAGAAAAAGCCCGGCGAACATAAGGAACAGCAGCGTCGCGAGCCCGACGCGATCCTCGGCCTCGTGCAACCGCGATCGGACGGGCCGAGCGATCGCCTCGAAGGCCGCCGAGCCCCCGCCGCTGTCGAGCGAGGGAACATCGACGCCCGCAGCGCGAAGCGATCCAGCGATCGTCTCGGAAGCCTGATACGTGCGGTACTCGACGCCCTTGATCGCCGTGCCGAGGTGGTCGAGATAGAGCGCGCCCGCCACGAGCATCTGGACGATCGCGAGCAGCAACAGCAGCTTGCAGCGACCGGACATCGGGGCACGGGGCATCTTCTTCACTCCCGCCCGATGGGCGCGTACACGTCCACGATCTCGGTCTTCCCGGCCCTGGCCGAGAGCGCTACCGCCATCATCTCGTCGGCGTCCTCGCCCATCATCTCGGCCATCGTCTCGGCCGAAGCCGCGCCGCGGTCCATCATCGTGGCCAGGTCCACGAGCCACGCGCCATCCTGGTAGACCATGGGGAACGTGCTCGGGTTCGTGCGTCCGCCCAGGCTCACGGTGATCTCGGCCCTGTCAGGCTGGCGGGAGCCCTCGGGCAGCAACGCGACCGACTCGACCATCGCGGCGGCCATGATCTCGGTCTCGATCCAGCCCTCGTCGATGGCGAGTTCGGCGAAGGCCCTGGAGGTGATCGTTCGCAGTGTCTGTGGCTCTACCCGCACGCGCATCGCGAAGACGGCGTATCGGTCGGCGAAGGACAGGGCCGATACCTCGTCGCGCTCGGCGTCCAGGGCCAGGTCGATGTGGCGCTGGACGGCATCGAAGTAGCTCGGGTGCACGTGATCGAGGGCGATCCGCCCGTTGCCAACCGACGCGTTGAGGCGATAGGCGTTGAAGGCCTCCACCGCCGCGAGCTCGGTGCGCGGCTGGAGGGGGGCGGTCTTGACCTCGGGGGCCGGCCCCGGGTTCCTGGGCTCGGGAGCTTCGCCGCAGGCGGGCAGCAGGATCAGGGACGCCAGGGTAGCCAGAACAAGGAAGGCAGGGCTCGGCATCGTGCGTGTGCGCATACAACAGTTGTACGCCCGTGGGAAGCTCTTGGTGCCCGCAGTTCGCACCACCTACGCCCCAAGCTCCCCCGCCCTTTTCGCCGCCGCCAGCACCGCCTCGCGCACGGCGTCCTTCACGCCCCGGGACTCGAGCACGTCCAGCGCGGCGGCCGTCGTGCCGCCCTTGCTCGTCACCGCCGCACGCAGGGCGGCGGGGTCGGCCAGTTCGCCGTTGCACGGCCGGGCCAGCATCTCGGCGGCGCCCTTCAACGTGTGCGCGATGATGGCGCGGGTGGTCTCTTCGTTCAGGCCATGGTCCCCGCCGGCTTCCAGGGCCCCCGCCGCCATCGCCTCGGCGAGCAGGAACGCGTACGCGGGCCCGCTGCCCGCCGCGGCGGTGAAGGCGTCGATGGCCGACTCGGGAAGGTCATAGACGACGCTGGCCGCGGCGAAGAGGCGGCGGGCACGATCGACGTCCTCGCCCGTCGCCTCCGGCCCGGCGCTCATGGCCGTGGCGCCCAGGCCGACGGAGATGGGAAGGTTGGGCATGACGCGGACGATGCGGGCCTTGAGCGTGTCCTTGAGCGTCGCGATCGGCACGCCGGCGAGGATGCTGATGGCGCACCGGTTCTCCAGCATCGCCCCGCCGAGGGACGCTTCGATCTCCCGGGCGACGGTCGCGAGCATCTGGGGCTTGACGCCCAGGAGGACGGTCGCGTCCTCGTAGGGCAACGCGTCGAAGGCGTCGGCGATGGATTCGACCGCGTGGATCGAGGGCGAGAGCGCGCCGATGGCCTTGCGGGTCTGGGCGTCGGGCTCGGCGACCACGCAGGGGCCATCGAGCAGATCGGCCCCGGCCGCGCCCGAAAGAATCGCGCTGGCCATGGACCCGCCGCCGATGACCAGCAGCGGGCAGACCGCGACGTGATTGGTGTCGTTGGGCATGGCACACGGTACGGCCGGCCACTAGAATCGGCCCGCGGATGCTGGAGGATTCATGGCCACGTACTACACCCTGGACTTCGAGCAGCCCCTGCGGGCCCTGGACGAGGAGATCGCCCAGCTCAAGCGCCGCGTCGACGCTCTGACGAGCGAGGACGGCGCCGCCTCGGGGGCACACCCGGCAGAGCTGGCCGAGGCCGAGCACGCCCTGGCGGACAGGCTGGCCCGCCACAGCCAGACCATGGACGAGCTGTACAAGCAGCTGAGCCCCTGGAACACGGTCCGGGTTGCGCGGCACCCAAACCGGCCGCAGGGCCGGGACTACATCGAGGCCATGTGCCGCGACTTCACCGAGCTGTATGGGGACAGGCGCAGCGGCGAGGACCCGGCCATCGTCACCGGCTTCGGCCGCATCGGCGACTTCAAGTGCATGGTCGTGGCGCACCACAAGGGGCGGGACACGCAGGAGAAGCTGCGCTGCCACTTCGGCTGCCCGCACCCCGAGGGCTACCGCAAGGCCCTCATGAAGATGAAGCTGGCCGCCAAGTTCGGCGTGCCCATCGTCACGCTGGTCGATACGCCCGGGGCGTTCCCCGGATTGGAGGCCGAGCAGCGGGGCCAGGCCGAGGCCATCGCGGTGAACCTCAAGGAAATGAGCGCCCTGCCCGTGCCGATCGTGAGCGTGGTCATCGGCGAGGGCGGCTCGGGCGGGGCGCTGGGGATCGCCGTGGGCGACCGCGTGGCCATGCTCCAGCACGCGTGGTACTCGGTCATCAGCCCCGAGGGCTGCGCGGCCATCCTCTGGAAGCAGGCCAACGAGCGCACCAACAGCCAGGCGGCCCGTGCCCTCAAGCTGACCGCCCGGGACAACCTGGAGCTGGGCGTGGTCGACGCCGTCATCGACGAGCCGGCCGGCGGGGCCCACCGGGACAAGGCCCAGGCCGCGCAGAACCTCGAGCGATGGATCATCGCCCAGCTCGAAACGCTGGCGGAAATGAACACCGAGGAACTGCTCGAGGCCCGCTACCAGCGCTACCGCCGCCTGGGCAGCTTCGACGTCGCCGAGCCCGAACCGGTGGCCGCCGGGGCCGAGCCCTCGGGCGGGGACGCCGGGGCGCCCGCCTGAGCCACCGGGCATTCCCTCGTTCGCCCATTTTGACGGCCCATGTCTCCCGCCCTACTGTTGGCGTCCTTCGGCCGGGGGTGGCCGCGTGGCCGACGTCTCGGGCCAACCTCCGGCGCAGCCGGAGCCGCCGTGGCCAAGAAGAAGACCAGCACCGCCAGGACGTCCGGAGCCTCGAAGGCCAAGGGCGGCGCTTCCGCCGCGGGCAAGGGCGCTTCGAAGAAGAAGACCGCCTCGAAGAAGGCCCCCGCGAAGAAGGCCGCCGGCGCGGGCAAGAAGACCGCCGCCAGGACTACCAAGAAAACGGGCGGCGCCGCGTCGAAGAAGGCCGCCACGGGCACGAAGAAGAAGCCCGCGGCGACGCAGAAGAAGGCCCCCGCGGCGAAGACGACCCGGAAGTCCTCCGCGAAGAAGACGACCACCAAGAAGCCCGGCGGGAAGAAGACCTCGGCAAAGAAGCCCGCCGCGGGCAAGACCACCAAGAAGGCGCCCACGAAGAAGAACACCACCAAGAAGGCCGGCTCCAAGAAGGCGCCCGCCAAGACGCCGGCGGCTAAGCAGGCCGAGACCCCCGCGGCCCCGCCCGCGCCGCCACCGCCACCGGCAACGTCGGGCGGCAACACCAGCGGCTCGGACAACAAGCCCGCGCGCCCGAGCCGTCCCAAGCGGCCCAAGCCGCCCGCGGCGGTCATGCCCGAGGGCATCGGCGGCCTGCTCAGCCCGGGCGGCCCGGCGCGCAAGCCCCTGATCGCCTCGTCGGAGCGCGTGGCCGCCGAAGAGGCCGCCCAGGCCGAGAAGTACCCCACCAAGAGCCCGTTCAACAAGCGCGAGCTCGAGAAGTTCCGCCAGGTGCTGCTGCAGAAGCGCAACGAGGTGCTCAGCGAAGTGACCGGGCTGGAGGGCGGCGCGCTGACCAGCGGAGGCTCGGGCAACCTGAGCCACACCCCACAGCACATGGCCGACGCCGGCAGCGACGCGGCCGACCAGACCCTCTCGCTGGACCTGGCCGCCGCCGAGCGCAACCTCATCAAGGAGATCGACGCGGCCCTCAAGCGCATCGCCGACGGCGTGTTCGGCCTGTGCGTGGCCACGGGCAAGCCCATCCGCAAGGAACGGCTCCAGGAACTGCCCTGGGCCCGCTACTCGATCGACGCCGCCCGCCAGCTCGAGGGCAAGCGCTAGCCCGTGGCCAACGCATCCACGACCCAGGCCAAGACCAGGACGCCGCCCGGCCGCCGCGCCTGGGTGCTGCTGCTCGTGGTCGTCGTGCTGGGCACGGCGATCGACCTGGCCAGCAAGACCATCGCCTTCAACACGCTGGCCGATGCGCCCGTGGGCATCGATCGCCGCGCGGTCATCGAGGCCACCGAGTTGCAGGCGCTCCTGCCCAGGCACGAACCGACCGTGCTCGTGCCCCACGTGCTGGAGTTCAAGCTGGTGCTCAACCCCGGCGCCGTCTTCGGCATCGGCGCGGGCAAGCGCGTCTTCTTCATCGTCGCCACGACGCTGGCGATCGCCTTCGCCCTGTGGATGTTCGTGCGCTGGACCGGCCCGCGCGACCGGTGGGCCCACGCGGCCATCGGCCTGGTGATCGCCGGCGGGCTGGGCAACCTCTACGACCGCGTTCGCTT
This genomic stretch from Phycisphaerales bacterium harbors:
- a CDS encoding acetyl-CoA carboxylase carboxyltransferase subunit alpha, whose product is MATYYTLDFEQPLRALDEEIAQLKRRVDALTSEDGAASGAHPAELAEAEHALADRLARHSQTMDELYKQLSPWNTVRVARHPNRPQGRDYIEAMCRDFTELYGDRRSGEDPAIVTGFGRIGDFKCMVVAHHKGRDTQEKLRCHFGCPHPEGYRKALMKMKLAAKFGVPIVTLVDTPGAFPGLEAEQRGQAEAIAVNLKEMSALPVPIVSVVIGEGGSGGALGIAVGDRVAMLQHAWYSVISPEGCAAILWKQANERTNSQAARALKLTARDNLELGVVDAVIDEPAGGAHRDKAQAAQNLERWIIAQLETLAEMNTEELLEARYQRYRRLGSFDVAEPEPVAAGAEPSGGDAGAPA
- the proC gene encoding pyrroline-5-carboxylate reductase — encoded protein: MPNDTNHVAVCPLLVIGGGSMASAILSGAAGADLLDGPCVVAEPDAQTRKAIGALSPSIHAVESIADAFDALPYEDATVLLGVKPQMLATVAREIEASLGGAMLENRCAISILAGVPIATLKDTLKARIVRVMPNLPISVGLGATAMSAGPEATGEDVDRARRLFAAASVVYDLPESAIDAFTAAAGSGPAYAFLLAEAMAAGALEAGGDHGLNEETTRAIIAHTLKGAAEMLARPCNGELADPAALRAAVTSKGGTTAAALDVLESRGVKDAVREAVLAAAKRAGELGA
- a CDS encoding signal peptidase II; protein product: MANASTTQAKTRTPPGRRAWVLLLVVVVLGTAIDLASKTIAFNTLADAPVGIDRRAVIEATELQALLPRHEPTVLVPHVLEFKLVLNPGAVFGIGAGKRVFFIVATTLAIAFALWMFVRWTGPRDRWAHAAIGLVIAGGLGNLYDRVRFACVRDFLHPLPGVNYPFGIETPWSGREIWPYVSNLADLWLIIGVAVLVVFLWRGPREERPSAKAA